A stretch of Planococcus citri chromosome 5, ihPlaCitr1.1, whole genome shotgun sequence DNA encodes these proteins:
- the LOC135846291 gene encoding alpha-tocopherol transfer protein-like, translating into MSNTDLIKEWIERGPFPYFPPTMDDFMIERFLYVCNNDIKRTKEVLQLFFKFRAETPEFFTNRDPISENLKNILDVVYVFPMPKKTNEGYQVYITHLADSNPDKFDFISYSKMFFDVSDVRMKIEEKIPTGDIPIFDMTGFTLKHLMKLMFNLGSVKKYMRITQEAHPVSLKQIHVINTSPLLEKVLTFLRPLMREEVKKMIHFHTEGSDTLYQFIPRDVIPVEFGGKGASINETKNYWKKQIEENRDWINSNPWTNTKYSESKKSQCITESPRQSFQSLNLD; encoded by the exons ATGTCGAATACTGATCTCATCAAGGAGTGGATTGAGAGGGGTCCATTTCCATATTTTCCACCTACTATGG atgaCTTCATGATCGAACGATTCCTGTATGTTTGTAACAATGATATCAAAAGAACAAAAGAAGTCTTacagttatttttcaaattccgaGCAGAAACaccagaattttttacaaatcgtGATCCAATatcagaaaatctgaaaaatattttagatgTTGT ATATGTTTTCCCAATGCCGAAAAAAACCAACGAAGGATACCAAGTATACATTACCCATTTAGCAGATTCGAACCCGGATAAATTCGATTTCATCAGTTACTCAAAAATGTTCTTCGACGTATCCGACGTACGAatgaaaatcgaagaaaaaattcctaCAGGAGATATACCAATTTTTGATATGACTGGATTCACCCTTAAACATCTCATGAAGCTCATGTTCAATCTAGGCTCAGTGAAGAAATATATGAGAATTACACAA gaAGCACATCCGGTATCTTTGAAACAAATTCATGTTATCAATACGTCCCCTCTTTTAGAAAAAGTATTAACTTTCTTACGCCCATTGATGAgagaagaagtgaaaaaaatg ATTCATTTTCACACCGAAGGATCTGACACATTGTACCAATTTATTCCACGTGATGTTATACCCGTCGAATTCGGAGGAAAAGGTGCCTCAATTAATGAAACTAAAA attattggaaaaaacaaaTCGAAGAGAATAGAGATTGGATAAACTCAAATCCATGGACGAATACTAAATACtcggaatcaaaaaaatctcagtGTATAACAGAATCCCCACGACAATCATTCCAGTCTTTAAATTTAGATTAA
- the LOC135847758 gene encoding uncharacterized protein LOC135847758, whose protein sequence is MYIQFLLISILLHVKCCHCTLAGKFYLNRGPQDFTPRSNFIQATTLGKGTPPNFKQLTKCTTFIDKTKMIEDFFTYDKNHHHTITYPRRFGKSTNLDMIKRFAQIPIDPTTGKMENIAKTENSKLFKDQKLAIHENEEIFETHFGKYHVIRITVRNTRVRTFEELLDHIRTELVICFLDYVWIYIELEKQMHHLEMDSNKRSSIKQQYHLMDKVFQHNVTEEEITLVLQLLCELVSDIASEKIVLLIDNLDAPIMNAMAMNFSIQRTYDLIYQMLHNVFVNQPDRIEYSMITGTSYGILSSLTSHLKFFTNHRFLDDHLFADSCGFSEQEVEKLFKRHRISDEERVDVKRNFFGYTTRSNKLNFYNTYTIVQFFNERTIQPPASDEILPNYWAETGSILENTNFLTIASIRNSITQLICREQIQIQMDNSISNFSIVKQLEELQKIARGDYESFSELHIDLFFDHFFDQGYLSYASKPDHYRIPNYEIIQRFQSQLKLYHDKKFPKLKTEFVARNLSTVLHLEYPSALQLAELEISFNQLFDIIDRENLPSYQFVRNQWEFVYLIYWACGNFVQYFHKIETGVELKPVGNGTESAYAHLMFWSKGQRLILLLQTVSNQDFIAALDQIQGYVPVNQQSDVVKYFGININENFTIEVGDGSNHGVLKLKPGETGFDFAAGYSIFKHGN, encoded by the coding sequence ATGTATATTCAATTCTTGTTAATCAGCATCTTACTCCACGTCAAGTGTTGCCATTGCACACTCGCCGGAAAGTTTTATTTAAATCGAGGTCCTCAAGATTTCACTCCAAGATCTAATTTCATTCAAGCGACCACGTTAGGAAAAGGTACACCtccaaatttcaaacaattgacAAAATGCACAACTTTTATAGACAAGACGAAAATGATAGAAGATTTCTTCACCTACGACAAAAATCACCATCACACGATCACTTACCCAAGACGATTTGGAAAATCGACCAATTTAGACATGATAAAACGATTCGCACAAATACCTATCGATCCAACTAcaggaaaaatggaaaatatcgcGAAAACCGAAAACAGCAAGCTATTCAAAGACCAAAAATTGGCTATACACGAAAATgaagagatttttgaaacgcattttggaaaatatcaCGTAATTAGGATAACTGTACGTAATACCAGGGTACGTACGTTTGAAGAGCTCCTGGATCATATACGGACTGAGCTGGTGATTTGTTTTCTGGATTATGTTTGGATCTATATCGAATTGGAAAAACAGATGCATCATTTGGAGATGGATTCCAATAAACGTTCGTCTATAAAACAACAGTATCATCTTATGGATAAAGTTTTTCAACATAATGTTACAGAGGAGGAAATCACACTGGTGTTGCAATTGCTATGTGAGTTGGTGAGCGATATAGCATCCGAAAAGATTGTTTTATTGATCGATAATCTGGATGCTCCCATAATGAACGCAATGGCCATGAATTTCAGCATACAAAGAACCTACGACTTGATCTATCAAATGCTACACAATGTATTTGTCAATCAACCCGATCGTATCGAATATTCCATGATTACTGGCACCTCGTACGGAATACTGTCTTCATTAACATCGCATTTGAAATTCTTCACCAATCATCGTTTCCTCGATGATCATTTATTCGCCGATAGCTGCGGATTCAGTGAACAAGAggtcgaaaaattattcaaacgtCATCGTATCTCCGACGAAGAAAGAGTCGACgtaaaacgaaacttttttggATATACAACTCGTAGTAATAAGTTAAATTTCTATAATACCTACACCatagtacaatttttcaacgaaaggACCATTCAACCTCCAGCATCGGATGAGATATTACCCAATTATTGGGCCGAAACCGGTTCCATTCTGGAAAATACTAATTTCTTGACCATTGCATCCATTCGTAATTCAATTACTCAGTTAATATGTCGCGAACAAATTCAAATCCAAATGGATaattcaatttcgaattttagtaTCGTAAAACAGCTcgaagaattgcaaaaaattgctcgCGGAGATTACGAATCGTTCAGCGAACTTCACATTGAtctatttttcgatcattttttcgaCCAAGGGTATCTCAGCTACGCTTCGAAACCGGATCATTACAGAATACCCAATTACGAAATAATACAACGGTTTCAAAGCCAGTTGAAATTATACCACGATAAAAAATTCCCCAAATTGAAAACAGAATTCGTTGCCAGAAATTTATCCACAGTTTTACATTTAGAGTATCCGTCTGCTTTGCAATTGGCCGAACTGGAGATCTCATTTAACCAGCTTTTTGATATAATTGATCGTGAGAATTTACCATcgtatcaattcgttcgtaatcAATGGGAATTCGTGTACTTGATTTACTGGGCGTGTGGTAATTTCGtgcaatattttcataaaattgaaacaggCGTTGAATTGAAACCAGTAGGTAATGGGACGGAGTCTGCCTATGCTCATCTTATGTTTTGGAGTAAAGGACAACGCTTGATACTTTTGCTACAGACGGTTTCAAATCAAGATTTTATCGCTGCTTTGGATCAAATTCAAGGTTACGTTCCTGTGAATCAGCAATCAGATGTTGTGAAGTATTTCGGTATCAATATCAACGAAAATTTTACTATCGAGGTTGGAGATGGTTCAAATCATGGTGTCTTGAAACTGAAACCTGGTGAAACTGGGTTCGATTTCGCAGCTGGGTATTCGATATTTAAGCATGGTAATTAG